The genomic stretch ACAAAATCCGCATTGAGCAGTACGATAATTTCCCTTACCGTGGCACCATTGACCTTGCGCACACCGATTTCCTTTACCCGCTTCTGGGTATCATCCAATGCGATCGCAAACAGCCCAATGCATGAAATCAAAAGGGCAACTAGCGTAAACAGGATAAAAATGGTACTTAACTGCTTTTCCTTCTGGTAAAGGGCTTGGATTTCATCCTCAAAAAAACGGTAATGGAATGTTTGCCCAGGGTTTAATTCATCAAACAATCCCTTCACAAAAGCCAGTCCTTCCTGCTCCGCTCCATTATGAAACTTGAGCATAAAATCCCTCTCAAAATCCTCAAAATACAACATGATCAAAGGCTCCGGTTTCGCAGAAAGGTGTTGATAATTAAAATCCTTGACCACTCCTAAAATCCTATACTCGCCACCCCAGCTGCTACTTTCTAACGTGGTGGTAGCGATGTCATCAATTTGCCAATATTTTTTTGCCATCTCATTAATTACCACTTTTTTTGAACGTTCCTTATCTTTTTCATTGTCAAAAAAACGCCCTTCAGATAATTCCAATCCAAAAACATCTTCATAACCAGGCCCTACCGCAAGCATGTTTACCGTCGAAAATTCCCTTCCTGCTTTTTCCGTTTTCCAGTCCATTGACGACGGCTCCAAAATAGTCCCTCCCTGTGAAAAAGAAGCAACAGCGGAGTGGGATACAATTTCATTTTTGACATACTGGAATTTCTCCTTAACCTCCTCATATTTTCTGACCATCTCCTCCCTGTTACCCTTAAACCGGGGCATTTCATTAAAAAGTTTTGTCCGCAGTATATTTTGGGACTCTATGCCCAAATCCTTGTCAAGCATAAAATTCAATTGCCTGGAGACCATAAAAGCTGAGATCAACAAGATAAAAGTCAGCGAAAACTGTACGACGATTACCAACCTTTTACTGAGTAAAAATCTCCCTCCATCAAATTGTCCCTTCAGACTTTTGGTAAGGGACATTCGTAAGAGAATTGTCATAGGGTACACGATAGCCAGCGCCCCCATCAATAGCAGTACCACTCCATTGATAAGAATAATTTGCCCCAATGAAGGCAATAACCCTGCGCCAGTCAGCGCATTGAAAAATGGCAACACCAAATGATAAGCGCCAATGGCCAACGAAAAGGCTATGACTATTAATATCATTATATTTACCAGCTTTTGATAAACCAAATGCCTGCCTTCTGCTCCGTAAATCAGGTTGGTAGCAGCTTGTTTTATGGAAACATTGGTCTCTATTACCTGAAGGTTGGAAAAATTCAAGACAGAAATCAGCAAAATAACCCCTATCATAATCACTAGGACATAAACCTGAGACCTATCCCCCTTTT from Echinicola soli encodes the following:
- a CDS encoding ABC transporter permease, producing MIFHYIKYAFRNFRNKLSVSLGSVLTLLLGTVCISLLFTYVYNELSMDKFHSRGKDIYAIVNRANEGSEWTPIGASSFFNFDYRNYPSIEKATSIRKYREEEIKLIYEGRTYMPEGIVSDSLFFDVFDFEVKRGEGKEAMRSEDGILITEKLSQQMFGHQDPIGQVIKVDVRGEMEYTIKGILANPPSNSSIAFDFVLPQHKDPNVFSRSETDYILTKSGFDEGAFKAIIKDIGKEHHQFKDSESSIKPFLGLYYSTEISDKWTTGVSKKGDRSQVYVLVIMIGVILLISVLNFSNLQVIETNVSIKQAATNLIYGAEGRHLVYQKLVNIMILIVIAFSLAIGAYHLVLPFFNALTGAGLLPSLGQIILINGVVLLLMGALAIVYPMTILLRMSLTKSLKGQFDGGRFLLSKRLVIVVQFSLTFILLISAFMVSRQLNFMLDKDLGIESQNILRTKLFNEMPRFKGNREEMVRKYEEVKEKFQYVKNEIVSHSAVASFSQGGTILEPSSMDWKTEKAGREFSTVNMLAVGPGYEDVFGLELSEGRFFDNEKDKERSKKVVINEMAKKYWQIDDIATTTLESSSWGGEYRILGVVKDFNYQHLSAKPEPLIMLYFEDFERDFMLKFHNGAEQEGLAFVKGLFDELNPGQTFHYRFFEDEIQALYQKEKQLSTIFILFTLVALLISCIGLFAIALDDTQKRVKEIGVRKVNGATVREIIVLLNADFVRWVLVAFAIACPVSYYFMSKWLESFAYKTTLDWWIFGLAGLLTLCVALLTISGLSYRAAITNPVNVLKDE